The following are encoded in a window of Limibacter armeniacum genomic DNA:
- a CDS encoding BamA/TamA family outer membrane protein, with product MLKKILIFAVTYLMFAYQWSAIGQEVTDSLQQKGFVEKVMDIVTIERPHSTISFYPIIDYDQEAGLALGFMNVITLDDTVSNGNSPYSRPTTLISSFSYSTKNELDLDTELIRYTKSGWGIFATGMVYRFPAAYYGTGKPSSNISTYTLNQYGVIGGFLKGISKKLFVGLAYELSFVDQKNITGELLSPEVEGYGGGSIVGLGTEIRFESRDDILYPTEGRLWKVNYRQYWGAYQYGQFALDLRDYYKIVNKENVIGIQAFWSFVVGDAPFYKLPSLGGSRRLRSIGNSAQFIDNQVFWLQTEYRRHIAGRFGAAAFVGVGNTVADWDTPYFKEVEYVYGLGARFRLLPKEQLNFRIDFGLGNNRTALFLTVREAF from the coding sequence ATGCTTAAAAAAATTTTAATTTTTGCTGTCACTTATTTGATGTTTGCCTATCAGTGGTCAGCAATAGGGCAGGAGGTCACAGACTCCTTGCAGCAAAAGGGTTTTGTGGAGAAGGTGATGGACATCGTAACAATTGAGCGTCCGCACAGTACCATTTCATTTTATCCAATTATAGATTACGATCAAGAAGCAGGACTTGCTTTGGGCTTTATGAATGTCATTACGCTAGACGATACGGTATCTAATGGAAACTCACCTTACAGCAGACCCACCACCTTGATTTCTTCCTTTTCTTATTCAACCAAAAATGAGCTGGACTTGGATACGGAGCTGATTCGCTATACCAAGTCAGGGTGGGGTATTTTTGCAACAGGTATGGTCTACCGTTTTCCGGCAGCCTATTACGGAACAGGAAAACCCTCCAGCAATATCAGCACCTATACCCTCAACCAGTATGGTGTAATTGGTGGATTTCTGAAAGGAATTTCCAAGAAGCTTTTTGTAGGGTTGGCTTATGAGCTGTCATTTGTAGACCAGAAAAATATAACAGGAGAACTATTAAGCCCAGAAGTGGAAGGTTACGGAGGAGGGTCTATTGTAGGCTTGGGAACAGAGATTCGTTTTGAAAGCCGAGATGATATCCTGTACCCAACAGAGGGCAGACTTTGGAAAGTGAATTACAGACAGTATTGGGGAGCTTATCAGTACGGGCAGTTTGCACTGGACCTTCGGGACTATTACAAGATTGTCAATAAGGAAAATGTAATTGGTATACAGGCATTCTGGAGTTTTGTAGTGGGTGATGCCCCCTTTTACAAGTTGCCTTCTTTGGGAGGAAGCAGAAGGCTTCGAAGTATTGGTAATTCTGCACAGTTTATAGACAATCAGGTATTCTGGTTGCAGACAGAGTATCGAAGGCATATTGCTGGCAGGTTCGGTGCTGCCGCATTTGTTGGGGTAGGCAATACCGTGGCTGATTGGGATACACCATATTTCAAGGAGGTGGAATATGTATATGGATTAGGGGCTAGGTTCCGTCTGCTGCCGAAAGAGCAGTTAAATTTCAGGATAGATTTTGGACTGGGAAATAATAGGACTGCACTTTTCCTGACTGTAAGGGAAGCTTTTTAG